TGCAACCCTAACATTTGTGTTGTTCTTCGTAGAAAATTGAAACTGACACGAGGAGTTGCGTTCTGGTATAAATCGCAggaattcggaaaacgttttccgaaaaaGTAGCGagcggaaaacgttttccgaactCGTAAAAGTTCGGTTCGTAGTTTCCGAAGTCAACATAGCAGGGACAAATTAGGAAGtttggggggtgcgcgagaaaatAGGTAGGtaggatgagaaattttctaaATAATATGCTGGGAAAGAATACGGCCCGTGTTGTAGTGATCATCGACAAAAATGAATTGTAGGACCTTTAAATGTAACTCACAGAAAAAATGATGCACAAATAAGCAGCTTTGAACTAATTATATATAACATTGTTTCAATAATAAAGTCATAtatattttgagaaaaatataaCCTTGCTCCAGAAGCTATCACTGCTTTATGTACCAAAAGGAGTAGCGGTGGatgaatgttttaaaaatcaattttatgagaactaaattaaaaatagtaaaaattattttgaactcatttgttataaattaaaagagtaattttgacattcaataacttataagttaaaagagtaaaaattattttgaacacgtttttaaaagatatttctcaaaaataaattttaaatagattttattttagagatttttttgaaattttattataaataaaatttgtaacaaaacTTTTAATGGTAATTGATAGTTTGAAGTTATTAAATGTTTTAGTTTAgtacaaacaaaaattattaaaataatataatctaTTGGTACAAGTTTCCTACGGATTTTTCTAAGAATTTAATAAGACGCTTAATCTTCGTGCGAATTTTCTCAAGGATTTAGAAATATACTAAGTATTCCTACAGATTTTTTAAGTTTCTTGATTGGCTAGAGTTATGACATGCCGCACAAGTGGCAGATCAAAATCGGGCACTGGACTGACCTTTGAATGAGGCAGAAGACCTGATCATCAACcggtccactacttaagtagcggacggtgtcCACAAAATAGGAAGCGGACGACGTTTTTAAAAGTTCTCTTTTTTATAACGACCGTTATTTAAgtggcaaaaaagtaaaattgaaaacGAGCAAAACACAAAGATCAAACATAGGAGATGCCAAGAAGAAATTCTCGTAATTACTAATCTGGCCAACTTACACATGACCCATTTAATCCATTTATAAGTAAGGGAGGTTTACgtgtaagataaaaaaaatagaggggTGTGAGTGATATTTTAACAAACTTTAAGGTAACTTTATGTAATTTGccctaataaaaataatataataattttaaatagttggtatgaatattatattatttactaTGGGATCAAGATTCGAACCCGtcatgttttgtgttttgtttctgAACACATCACTTTACTTATTCATCATTAAGAGTGAAATTATaatcactaggctacttgatcaaataataataataataataataataataataataataataataataataataatttcaaaatgacaaaaataaaggGAAAATTAAGCATTCGAAACTGAACACACAATTGTTTTAGGCCAAATATATCTCGTGATTGTTTAAGTTTTGCGTTTGTAACCGTTAGGTCTTTTAAGGTTTTCAGTTATCAGTTGAGTCTTTAACAATTAGATCATTTAAGTTTCTAACTTATTGCACTACTACCGACTAACATGTACAAATTTCTTTATTTGGATACATGAGATGAGAGGGAAGAtccataagaaaaatattaccGTAAGTACTGGtaataataattagaaaattataaaaatttcctAATTTTAAGAGGGAAAATTAAGCATTGGaaatagggttgggaataggccaggcggcctacaggggccttcggcctggcctgtataagcctggcctggcctggcctgtttattaaaaatgccaggcttaggctttaaaaacggcctgtttacataaataggccaggcttaggcttctaaaaaggcctacgaagcctgataggccggcctgtttataataattattattttatataatattattatttatatcttataaaaaatattatttatataaatacaaaatattagagaaatttttttttttacaaaacatagaaaatatatttgtttttagatTTCACGCATATACATTAGAAATAGAAACCCTACCTCCATTCCATCTCTCATTCTCTTGAGCAGCCGTCTCTATCACACCGTCGTCTCTCACTCTCTCCGTCAGGCCTCTCTCTCAGGTTCCATCTCTCTTTGtctctttctttcaatttcacATTCCCAAATATtcaatcagttttttttttttttttttataaattgaatgttgttgttggttttttttttgttaatttatatgTTCAATTTGTTAGTTATAAACTGAATCAATTTGTTCAATTTTATAAACTGAAACaatttttgttcttgttgttagttttttttttgcgcaAAACCtagacaattttaatttttttttgcaactgGCCAATACAGAGGAGGGCGATTTCCTTCTACTATTTCTTCGGCCTCACTTTCTATATGCATATATTGATTTAGCCTCTCCACTGATATTATGTGATTTGCAAGAGTGCattgatttttaattgaatatattaaGGAATTGTTTAGTGAAAGGCCATAAGATAAAGCCATGGCAATAATTCCTGAAATAAAGGATGTTGAAATTTAGACATTTCATCAAGATAGATGATGTTATAGTTTTAggataaaatcaaataatttgagGATAATTACATTGTTCAAACTATGACATTTTAGATAAAATAATGACCAAATTTTCACCTGAGGTGAAAGTTCCAGGGGGGCTCATAACTATGCAAAGAGTTGTCGTGGTAAGAACAACTGCACTGATTGTTTCTAACCGTTGGATTAACCACTCATGTTGATTCACTTTTACTTGAAATATTTTGTTTGTGTGATCAAAGTCTAAATGTATGTTGTTGTCACTGCTtgatattgaaattatttttatttatttttttgctttgtaTAGCAATGTCTACTCAAGTAGAAGCAAACCCAACTCAAGAGGTGAATCAACATGAGCCTATAGATTCAACTCAAGCAGAAGCACACCCAACTGAAGCAAATGAAGATGAAGACCCAGTTCTTGGGAGAAAGAGGAAAAAAACAAGTAAAATTTGGGAGGATTTTGATTTAGTTAAAATTAAAGGTGTTATGAAAGGTGTACCGAAAAGGAAATTGCATATGAGTACCGAAAAGAGACAAACCACTATTCCATTTCAGCCTTCAAATGCAGTTAATCCCTTTATTGTTCCTGGTGCTAGATACTGTAACGAAAAGATGAGGGAAATAATGGCAACTGCTATGATGGTTCATGAGAATCCTTTTAATGCTGCCGAACATCAGATTTGGGTGTGGGCCTTCGAATATGCAAATTCTGAATTTCGCAAAGTTTCACATAAAACTGCAAGAAATGATTGTGTGGCACTATATGAGAAGGAGAAGAAAATTTTGAAGACACAATTGGAAAGTGTGAGCAAGATTAGTTTAACTACAGATATGTGGAGATCTAGCCACCAAGTAGTTGAATATATGGTCATAACAGGACACTTCATTGATGTAGGGTGGAATCTAAACAAAAGAGTTTTGAGTTTTGTGAAAGTGCCTGCACCTAGGCGTGGTATTGATGTTGCCGATGCGATTTATAAATGTTTGAAGACTTGGGGGATTGAAAATAAGGTTTTTTCAGTATCTGTTGATAATGCTTCTTACAACGATTCATGCCTAAGATGTCTCAAAGATAATTTATCTCTAACTGGTAAGTTGATCCTCGGAGGCTCATTGTTTCATGTTAGATGCTGTGCCCATATATTGAATTTGTTAGTGCAAGACGGCCTTAGTAAAATTAAGGACACTATTTTCAATATCCGTGAAAGTGTCAAATATATTAATCACAATGATGGAAGACTAAAGGCATTCTGCGACGTGGTAGAGCAAAAAGGTTTGAAAGAAAGGAAACTCATTATTGATTGTCCAACAAGATGGAATTCAACTTTTAATATGTTGTCTACTGCTTTGAAGTTCAAGATTGCATTTGCAT
This genomic interval from Trifolium pratense cultivar HEN17-A07 linkage group LG6, ARS_RC_1.1, whole genome shotgun sequence contains the following:
- the LOC123892727 gene encoding zinc finger BED domain-containing protein RICESLEEPER 2-like, which encodes MSTQVEANPTQEVNQHEPIDSTQAEAHPTEANEDEDPVLGRKRKKTSKIWEDFDLVKIKGVMKGVPKRKLHMSTEKRQTTIPFQPSNAVNPFIVPGARYCNEKMREIMATAMMVHENPFNAAEHQIWVWAFEYANSEFRKVSHKTARNDCVALYEKEKKILKTQLESVSKISLTTDMWRSSHQVVEYMVITGHFIDVGWNLNKRVLSFVKVPAPRRGIDVADAIYKCLKTWGIENKVFSVSVDNASYNDSCLRCLKDNLSLTGKLILGGSLFHVRCCAHILNLLVQDGLSKIKDTIFNIRESVKYINHNDGRLKAFCDVVEQKGLKERKLIIDCPTRWNSTFNMLSTALKFKIAFASYQEREPHYDLAPSLEEWNKVEKVCKLLEVFNYATHVISGSEYPTANLYLAEVWKVKVILDEADEDADRFMREMASPMKAKFDKYWGECNLLMAIASVLDPRCKFHMVRICFPKIYKSQEVADENIKKVRSSLDELYDDYVALSLADASSSNGNLNSNTQSSSQANVAAVKTGFDEIMCLIQENVAISPMKSELQQYLDEGIYVPNTTSFSALDWWRNNSMKYKILSKMAADILAIPISTVASESTFSAGGRVIDEFRSRLSEESVEALICGGDWFRHKYNVTKNSKVGKEEIQVNLKI